AATAATTGCATAGTTTTTAATTACTTTTGCATCAATTCATTCATATTGTATACATAGTATAAaaacaaaccaaaaaaCGCACTCATGATACTTAATTTATGCAATGTTCAATACGGAAATGCAGGAGTCTATAATGCtaaataatgatatttgAAAAGTAAATAATACTGGACTTCTCTGATAATCACATGAAATTATACTTGCTACCAACAGATTTATTTCAGTCATAGATATCAATAGGAGGTAACCTGTCCGCATGATAGAACCAATTCTTGGACTCAACTTCCCTACATAGCCACTCAGTTGgaaataaaactaaatgACCACGTATTCTCTCGAGGATTCTTCTAGCTGTCACCTTATCGAATATCCTTTGGTTCGAGCCATTAACTGAGCTAGCAtacatcttcatctttaatGTCATTCTATTGCCCTTACTGTTCAAAGTTTGCTTCTCCATTAATTTTCTACCGAATTTCTCTTCTGCATTCTCTGCTAAATCGTTGATGGACTCAGGAAAGTCTATATCTCCGAGCTTTTCACCCTTCTTGACGGTCACACTCATGGTTCGCTGTAATGCTAATTCTGGAGGAATAGTTTCTTCTCTATCAACcatctcttcttctgcaCCTTCAAGTCCAGCCTGATCAGATACATATTTGCCTTGCTTgttatcaaaatcaatataCAGCTTCGCAAATTCTTTGTAATCTCGCCATGTTTGCACAGCATTATCTGGCTGACAATGAAAAACTAATCTGAAAAGTAGAGTGTTCCTCAAGGCAACTGCCAGCCATAGTTCATCATAAAATTGAGATGATAGTGGGTCTTCGAATGAATAAGGGTCTATGAATTTGTAATCCAGAACGTTTTTGAAAGATTCACACTTCTCAGAATTACCAAAGTCTGGTAATATTTGATACAACAAAATATCTAAGGACTCGTCGTCtagttcttcatcttcaaagcTTGTGCTGTTGTTTGTGGCTTTACTATCTTTAGATGATGGCCTAgagtttttctttataaaATTTTCTCTTTCCTTCTCACTTTTGCTTTCTTTATAAGAAACGTGCTGCAGATAATAGATACGCTTCAAcatatcaaattttgaagCACAATCAATCTTAGGATCGGATAGATAAATTTCCACAGTTTGTCTATCTGGTAATTGTTGCATCCTCTTaacttttttcttattatcaATAATCTTAGTCTCAATAGCCCTCTTCGACCACTCATGTAATTGCTCAGTCACAGAGAGCTTGTGATCAATAAAATCTTTTGTACGCCATTTATCAGCTCCATACCCTTCAACATCAGCCTTATGTTCAGAATTATTTACAATTCTTGGATCTGTGCTAATAGCCTTACGATCTCTGATACCTTTATTGTCCTCACCCGCTCTGTGATTAAATGAATGATACTTGTTTAGCTTCGAGAATTTTGTGGTGGCTGAATTTAGTCCTAAACTTTCTTTACCAATATCACTGAATTCAAACGATTGATAAAGTTCAGAATCAAAAGCAGCATCCTCCTCTTCATTAATTTGGCTCATCAAACCATAGTTAGTAACAATCTTCTCTTCACTAGTTTTGTACTTGTCAAACCACAGAGGGCTACAATCAGCCTCAAATATTTCTCTATATGCTAATTCAATCATGGCAGAGCTTAACTTTTCACtccttttatattttttcccCTCATTTAAGGTATGTAAGGTATCGAAGTTTTTTTGCGCTAAATGTTCCAATCTGTTAAACTTTCTCtcaacaatttcaactAGATCAACATCACAGCCAAGGTGTTCACGCATCAACCTCTGTCTCAACTCCCATGCAAATCTGCCAGCATAGTATTCCTTATCattcatttttgttttcaccAAATCTGTATCTCTAACTACCATTGCAACCTCACTATCTCTGCTACCTAGTTGAGACCTTTCATTGATATTTGCACTACCAATTATAACATTTCTATCATCGGTTATTAAAAGCTTAGCATGGACATATAATTGTTCGGTGACTAGTTTGTCATTCTCTCCATTAGTAGACCATTTACGTAATGAGAAGAATTGAATGTAATCAAACGGTTCAATGTTCAGTTTCCTCAatcttgaaaaaattgagGTTTGGCCTCTCGAAATGGATTGATACTGGCATTGCATTATTAATCTCAAACTAGAGGCCTCTGGTTCATCTATTGGAGAGTCAAAACCTGGCATTAATGGAATCACAATCATTGCTTTCCAAGGCTTACCTTCTGTGTTAGCCCTTATAATTCTATCAACTATAGCATCACCGATCTTATTTTCAATCACAACACCATCCCAAGAAGATGATGTTATAAAGAACTGGTTCTCAATGTAGATGAAGTGTTCACTTGTCTCAATCAATTTTAAATAAGCATTTTGAATGGAGTGCTCAGTTTGTTTCAGTCCTAAAGACCAGCTTCCGGCACTTCTCAAAACTTGAACTTCACAAGTGGACCTATCCTTAAGGTACTGGAACAATGGCAGCCCTTCAAGTTCTCCTTTGGAAAAATCACCAGCAGGAGTTAACAAGGGCGTTGCTCTACTTGGCCGTTTCTCtcttaataaataattccATCTTTGAACAAAATGCCTTGCTAAATCTCTAGCAGGCTCACCACAAGTCAGCATATGAACATCATGCCAAGGCATTCTAGGGACATCTTTCCGGTCATACATGTTTTCGAATGGCTTCTCTAAATCATAGAAATCACGCACACGAGCATTAGAATAGTCTTTACCtggaaatatttgattgaTAAGTTCGGGATCATCATCTCTCAAAACATGTTCTGGTGTA
This window of the Nakaseomyces glabratus chromosome L, complete sequence genome carries:
- the SPO14 gene encoding phospholipase D (CAGL0L03135g~Putative phospholipase D; gene is upregulated in azole-resistant strain), with amino-acid sequence MQEVVPGVIDRRHTDMGVMHTPAGPGTRTGEDGLYDVRSVGSSVVSDPEARAKNLAFQGIPNSIKRMHQGRDVTPASMDHSEPAHQHGHRPTPMAGFDTDKTGASRDRQFNGWRQEFNSTFKRISVISKLKVRSFNGFRTPPAFSRRQSAVQQGNNDDADDESNKITQSLASDLLDSLLAGCPAALFASSQFLRDEHGKRRASLLLAMLNVRVLPVNDSSINAFKNGMTTSTMASLSSSSNSSFAENFYEKNDLTVFKIELEYGVGENRLKWTIYKSYKELLQLHHKLKLLAFQQNTINKIYIDQNRYHKFRIPNFPHLKYNEKNQIKHDIKHSYKHGKKRELADRDLSLSPASSLFDDNRSILDSLRSSMSFDVNKVKMKHLKELMEEGDDESQEHHKRIERYLYLLNIALCLRPQSNRLFQFYECSPIGNLLGYENGYAGKQGFLVIRSTAKSQGWRVSHFNPHDFKEMIERHTAKWFLVRHSYITYVSDLGSTTPLDVFLVDSKFKLMIAGNKNNIIDDVEDEIKYRPGSRKEKRTLKDDISSKLMLITLENSERKLKMICKSESGFKQWVHSISHMAKSTVWSQPHRFDSFAPVRKNAYCKFLIDGRDYFWALSDALRMAEDVIYIHDWWLSPELYLRRPIKGNQEYRIDRLLKERAEYGVKIFIVVYRNVGTTVGTDSSWTKHSMLNLHPNIHLIRSPNQWLQNTYFWAHHEKFVVIDNAVAFMGGIDLCFGRYDTPEHVLRDDDPELINQIFPGKDYSNARVRDFYDLEKPFENMYDRKDVPRMPWHDVHMLTCGEPARDLARHFVQRWNYLLREKRPSRATPLLTPAGDFSKGELEGLPLFQYLKDRSTCEVQVLRSAGSWSLGLKQTEHSIQNAYLKLIETSEHFIYIENQFFITSSSWDGVVIENKIGDAIVDRIIRANTEGKPWKAMIVIPLMPGFDSPIDEPEASSLRLIMQCQYQSISRGQTSIFSRLRKLNIEPFDYIQFFSLRKWSTNGENDKLVTEQLYVHAKLLITDDRNVIIGSANINERSQLGSRDSEVAMVVRDTDLVKTKMNDKEYYAGRFAWELRQRLMREHLGCDVDLVEIVERKFNRLEHLAQKNFDTLHTLNEGKKYKRSEKLSSAMIELAYREIFEADCSPLWFDKYKTSEEKIVTNYGLMSQINEEEDAAFDSELYQSFEFSDIGKESLGLNSATTKFSKLNKYHSFNHRAGEDNKGIRDRKAISTDPRIVNNSEHKADVEGYGADKWRTKDFIDHKLSVTEQLHEWSKRAIETKIIDNKKKVKRMQQLPDRQTVEIYLSDPKIDCASKFDMLKRIYYLQHVSYKESKSEKERENFIKKNSRPSSKDSKATNNSTSFEDEELDDESLDILLYQILPDFGNSEKCESFKNVLDYKFIDPYSFEDPLSSQFYDELWLAVALRNTLLFRLVFHCQPDNAVQTWRDYKEFAKLYIDFDNKQGKYVSDQAGLEGAEEEMVDREETIPPELALQRTMSVTVKKGEKLGDIDFPESINDLAENAEEKFGRKLMEKQTLNSKGNRMTLKMKMYASSVNGSNQRIFDKVTARRILERIRGHLVLFPTEWLCREVESKNWFYHADRLPPIDIYD